One segment of Candidatus Cloacimonadota bacterium DNA contains the following:
- a CDS encoding zinc dependent phospholipase C family protein, whose product MNWIWNPATHIQLCKHALNKMSEPFNKIISIYPEYFELGIIAPDKLFCDSTNHYYNCTPSAAGYHYGSVVKKIIKETELINHMIDNHDKLVYHPNCASYIQNILDNPVKALVFELGVISHYVADLHQPFHTDGKYRFELEEVPHKIYEADVRKNFNKIILNIGKRRYPVKDMERYLYDKIYNINKYYDSLINCYFLTPNKVKPDRWKKAKTTTEKFLSEAAKCIANVWYPFEKKIHVYKSHIKNLALLHEIKGLFESDRMYHLKIYDSGTISLRRKK is encoded by the coding sequence ATGAATTGGATTTGGAATCCCGCGACCCATATTCAGCTTTGTAAACATGCACTAAATAAAATGTCCGAGCCATTCAACAAAATCATTTCCATCTATCCTGAATATTTTGAACTCGGCATCATTGCGCCTGATAAATTGTTTTGCGACTCCACAAATCATTATTACAACTGCACACCAAGTGCAGCTGGTTATCACTATGGCAGTGTCGTGAAAAAGATTATTAAGGAGACAGAACTTATTAATCATATGATCGACAATCACGATAAACTCGTTTATCATCCTAATTGTGCTTCTTATATACAGAACATTTTGGATAATCCAGTAAAAGCTCTCGTATTTGAGCTTGGTGTGATCTCACATTATGTTGCAGATCTTCATCAGCCGTTTCATACAGATGGGAAATACAGATTCGAGCTCGAGGAAGTTCCTCATAAGATATATGAAGCTGATGTAAGAAAAAACTTTAACAAAATCATTCTTAATATTGGTAAAAGACGATATCCAGTCAAAGATATGGAGAGGTATCTTTATGATAAAATCTATAACATTAATAAATATTATGATTCACTGATAAATTGTTATTTTCTTACACCAAATAAGGTAAAACCAGATAGATGGAAAAAAGCAAAAACAACAACAGAAAAATTTCTCTCCGAAGCAGCAAAATGCATTGCAAATGTATGGTATCCCTTTGAGAAAAAGATTCATGTGTACAAATCCCACATCAAGAATCTTGCATTGTTGCACGAGATAAAAGGATTGTTTGAATCAGATCGAATGTATCATTTGAAAATATATGATTCGGGTACGATCAGTTTACGAAGGAAAAAATGA
- the smpB gene encoding SsrA-binding protein SmpB, with the protein MEYRNKKARKDYYIEKTYETGIVLTGNEIKSIREGRVNFTDSFARIKEGELWLENLHISPYEKGFNYDYNPKRARKLLMHKYEIRRLEGKITEKGYTLVPLSLYINDKGLAKIVLALAKGRRSYEKRDKIKERDADREMDRAIRR; encoded by the coding sequence ATGGAGTATAGAAATAAAAAAGCGAGAAAGGATTATTATATTGAAAAAACCTACGAGACGGGTATCGTTCTTACAGGTAATGAGATAAAATCAATCCGAGAAGGAAGAGTGAATTTTACAGACAGTTTTGCCAGGATCAAGGAAGGTGAACTCTGGCTTGAGAATTTACATATTAGCCCCTACGAGAAAGGTTTCAATTATGATTACAATCCGAAACGAGCTCGAAAACTCCTCATGCACAAATATGAAATTAGAAGACTTGAGGGTAAAATAACAGAAAAAGGATATACGCTCGTACCGCTTTCACTATATATCAATGACAAAGGGCTTGCAAAGATCGTTCTTGCTCTGGCTAAGGGAAGAAGATCGTATGAAAAAAGAGATAAGATCAAAGAAAGAGATGCTGACCGTGAGATGGATCGAGCAATTCGGAGATAA
- a CDS encoding GDP-mannose 4,6-dehydratase: MKVLITGGSGFIGSYLAEYLLNKGHYVVVLDNLSTGRLANIKNIYRHKNLEVHIDTIFNRELVDELVKDCDHIYHLAAAVGVRFIVDNPVQTIETNVGGSEILLQAANKYKKKIFIASTSEVYGKSDELPFKEDAMRVYGPTTIRRWSYAESKAIDEFLALAYLHEKKLPVVIARLFNTVGPRQTGQYGMVVPRFVQQALLDHPLTVYGDGKQSRCFAYVGDVVDGIVKLMENEKCIGQIYNIGTNEEISIYNLAEKVKELTNSKSQIKLIPYDEAYEEGFEDMKQRIPDISKAGSDINYKPKVNLSRILKEIIEYYKK, translated from the coding sequence ATGAAAGTTTTAATCACAGGCGGATCGGGTTTTATTGGATCATATCTCGCAGAATACTTGCTGAATAAGGGACACTATGTAGTTGTCTTAGATAATCTATCTACTGGACGGCTTGCCAATATAAAAAATATTTATCGGCATAAGAACCTGGAAGTACATATAGATACTATTTTTAATCGCGAATTAGTTGATGAATTGGTTAAGGATTGTGATCATATATATCATCTTGCAGCTGCTGTTGGTGTTAGGTTTATCGTTGATAATCCGGTTCAGACAATTGAGACAAATGTCGGCGGATCTGAGATCTTACTTCAAGCAGCAAATAAATATAAGAAGAAGATTTTTATTGCTTCCACTTCTGAAGTATATGGTAAATCAGACGAACTTCCATTTAAAGAAGATGCTATGAGAGTATATGGTCCTACTACGATAAGGAGATGGTCGTATGCAGAATCCAAAGCCATTGATGAATTCCTTGCATTAGCATACTTACATGAGAAGAAATTACCTGTTGTGATCGCTCGATTGTTTAACACAGTAGGTCCCAGACAGACCGGTCAATATGGTATGGTTGTTCCAAGATTTGTACAACAGGCACTTCTCGACCATCCTCTGACAGTTTATGGTGACGGAAAGCAATCCCGATGTTTTGCTTATGTGGGTGATGTTGTGGACGGCATTGTTAAGTTAATGGAAAATGAGAAATGTATCGGTCAAATATATAATATAGGTACTAATGAAGAAATTTCAATTTACAACCTTGCAGAAAAAGTCAAGGAGCTTACTAACAGCAAGTCGCAAATTAAACTCATTCCTTATGATGAGGCATATGAAGAGGGCTTCGAGGATATGAAACAAAGAATTCCTGATATATCAAAAGCAGGAAGCGACATTAACTACAAACCTAAAGTAAATCTTAGCCGTATCCTCAAAGAAATTATCGAATACTATAAAAAATAG
- a CDS encoding SDR family oxidoreductase, which translates to MKYLVTGGAGFIGSNIVQELLRRGEEVRVLDNFSTGKRDNILSFMTNSNFELIEGDLRSFHTVRDAVRGIDFILHQGALPSVPRSINDPITTNDVNILGTLNILEAAREFNIKRIVYASSSSIYGDSEELPKREDMFIRPLSPYALSKYTAERYCQIHTMIYGLETVCLRYFNVFGPNQDPFSQYSAVIPKFIKLISENIQPTIYGDGLQSRDFTFIQNVINANLLACTAPKAAGQVINIACHDSTTLLELVEMINKYLERDVQPLFAEARSGDVKHSFASIQKADELLGYTVEIPFEEGLHRTIDFLLNKENS; encoded by the coding sequence ATGAAATATTTAGTTACTGGCGGTGCCGGTTTTATTGGTTCGAATATTGTACAAGAACTTCTCAGGAGAGGAGAAGAAGTACGTGTTCTTGATAACTTCTCTACGGGTAAAAGAGATAATATATTATCCTTTATGACTAATTCTAATTTTGAGTTAATCGAAGGTGACCTCAGGAGTTTTCATACGGTTCGAGATGCGGTGAGAGGAATTGATTTTATCCTTCACCAAGGAGCTCTTCCATCGGTTCCACGCTCAATAAATGATCCGATTACAACGAACGATGTAAATATCCTGGGAACACTTAATATCCTGGAAGCAGCTCGTGAATTTAATATTAAAAGAATCGTTTATGCTTCATCTTCTTCAATTTATGGTGATAGTGAAGAACTTCCGAAAAGAGAAGATATGTTCATTCGTCCCCTTTCGCCATATGCTCTTTCAAAATATACAGCCGAACGTTACTGCCAGATACATACAATGATTTATGGGCTAGAAACGGTATGTCTTAGATATTTCAATGTATTTGGACCAAATCAAGATCCTTTTTCCCAGTACAGTGCAGTCATACCAAAATTTATTAAACTGATTTCTGAAAATATACAACCTACGATTTACGGAGACGGATTACAATCGAGGGATTTTACATTTATTCAGAACGTTATAAATGCTAATTTGCTTGCATGTACAGCTCCAAAAGCTGCTGGACAGGTTATCAATATTGCCTGCCATGATAGTACAACGCTATTAGAACTGGTTGAAATGATTAATAAATATTTGGAAAGAGATGTCCAACCACTTTTTGCTGAAGCGAGAAGCGGAGATGTTAAACACTCGTTCGCCTCGATACAAAAGGCTGATGAATTATTGGGATATACGGTTGAAATTCCTTTCGAAGAAGGCTTACATAGAACGATTGATTTTTTATTGAATAAGGAGAACTCATGA
- a CDS encoding NAD(P)-dependent oxidoreductase: MNIFITGSTGFVGSRLIWFLEEKGHTVWGIDRDESCLIEKHPNNRRGDIRNTEDYEQFDSIDFDLVIHCAAEKHDFGISQESYFSTNEYGTKVLTDFMTRKSIPKIIYYSTVSIYGHQDHPCDESADHLPNTIYGEAKLAGEIVIEEWWKEDVSREVIFLRPTIIYGPYNYANMYNLVDTLYRKPYFTIGECNHIKSIVSLANLVDMTYFIMSHFKPGIQAYNCIDKPYITLHKLMEIIASHKGFHMPYIRIPLGLAVGIGKIFDVIGKIVHKDLPINSDRMKKFATSTDYRAEKIRELGYKQCYTIEEEITRTIEWYYKERGIQVR, encoded by the coding sequence ATGAATATTTTTATTACAGGATCAACAGGATTTGTTGGATCACGTTTGATATGGTTTCTTGAAGAAAAGGGACATACAGTCTGGGGTATTGATAGAGATGAGTCTTGTTTAATTGAAAAACATCCAAACAATCGAAGGGGGGATATCCGAAATACAGAAGATTATGAGCAGTTCGATAGTATCGATTTTGACCTGGTAATTCACTGTGCCGCAGAAAAACACGATTTTGGAATTTCTCAAGAAAGTTATTTCAGCACCAATGAATATGGAACCAAAGTATTAACTGATTTCATGACCCGGAAGAGCATTCCAAAAATAATATATTACAGCACAGTTTCTATTTACGGTCACCAGGATCATCCATGCGACGAATCTGCGGATCATCTGCCAAATACTATCTATGGTGAAGCAAAGCTAGCAGGAGAGATAGTCATTGAAGAATGGTGGAAAGAGGATGTTTCGCGCGAAGTGATTTTCTTGCGACCCACAATTATTTACGGACCATATAATTATGCAAATATGTATAACCTCGTTGATACGCTATATAGAAAACCCTATTTTACTATCGGAGAATGTAATCACATCAAGTCGATTGTATCTTTGGCAAATCTTGTTGATATGACATATTTTATAATGTCTCATTTTAAACCTGGTATACAAGCATATAATTGTATCGATAAACCATATATAACGCTCCACAAACTTATGGAGATCATTGCGAGCCATAAGGGATTCCATATGCCCTATATCCGCATTCCATTAGGTCTCGCCGTTGGTATTGGTAAAATATTTGATGTTATCGGAAAAATAGTTCATAAAGATCTCCCAATAAATAGTGATAGGATGAAAAAATTTGCGACATCAACTGACTATAGAGCGGAGAAAATAAGAGAACTCGGTTACAAACAGTGTTATACTATAGAGGAAGAGATTACACGGACGATTGAGTGGTATTATAAAGAGAGAGGAATTCAAGTAAGATAA
- a CDS encoding glycosyltransferase family 4 protein: MKILYITQYFLPETCAPSNRAYATIKHLSDSGHHVTVLTEMPNHPRGIIFKPYRKKIFIHENMDGFDVLRTWIYTSPKKNFITRILFYISFMIFGLLTALLTWRDYDLVFVSSPPLFVGGIGITIKRLFPKIKFIFEVRDLWPDVAVEMGELNNPKFIKLSTKLAKECYILADSVIPVTYYFRDEINKKGVNINKLNVVRNGTDISNWSRVQDTTDLEMKYNPDNKFVVMYAGNLGLAQGVETILKAANILKDTKDIQFLIIGDGPEREKLHSIHKDLHLINVVFIEEQPREEIARFLSIADCGIVPLIKSNVFKGTIPSKLFDYLACEVPVLIGVDGEARAILEESKAGYFYEPEEHNDLTEKIMLLKNRENLNQMGKIGRRFVEKNYDRKVLAAKIETIISNLLILEY, from the coding sequence ATGAAAATCTTGTATATAACACAATATTTTTTACCGGAAACCTGTGCTCCGTCTAATCGTGCTTATGCAACAATAAAGCATTTGAGTGATAGTGGACATCACGTCACAGTCCTCACCGAGATGCCCAATCATCCACGGGGTATAATTTTTAAACCATATCGAAAGAAAATATTCATTCATGAAAATATGGATGGATTTGATGTGCTGAGGACGTGGATATATACATCCCCAAAGAAAAATTTCATCACTCGAATCCTTTTTTATATATCATTTATGATATTTGGACTGTTAACAGCTCTGCTTACCTGGCGCGATTATGATCTTGTATTTGTTTCTTCTCCTCCGCTTTTTGTAGGTGGAATTGGAATCACAATCAAAAGACTATTCCCCAAGATAAAGTTTATTTTTGAAGTAAGAGATCTATGGCCTGATGTTGCAGTTGAGATGGGTGAACTTAATAATCCTAAGTTTATTAAATTAAGTACTAAGTTAGCAAAAGAATGTTATATATTAGCAGATTCAGTTATTCCTGTAACATATTATTTTCGAGATGAAATAAATAAAAAAGGTGTTAACATCAATAAACTCAATGTTGTAAGAAATGGAACTGATATCAGTAATTGGAGTCGGGTGCAGGATACTACTGATCTAGAAATGAAATATAATCCTGATAATAAATTTGTCGTGATGTATGCTGGTAATCTCGGTCTTGCGCAAGGTGTTGAAACGATCTTAAAAGCAGCAAATATTCTAAAAGATACAAAAGACATACAATTCCTAATTATTGGTGATGGTCCCGAACGGGAGAAATTGCATAGCATTCATAAAGACTTACATCTTATAAATGTAGTGTTTATTGAGGAACAGCCCCGAGAGGAAATTGCACGATTTCTTTCCATTGCAGATTGTGGGATCGTTCCATTGATCAAGTCTAATGTCTTTAAAGGTACGATACCTTCAAAACTTTTCGACTATCTGGCTTGCGAGGTTCCAGTACTCATTGGTGTAGATGGGGAAGCCCGTGCTATTCTTGAAGAGAGTAAAGCTGGTTATTTTTATGAACCTGAAGAACACAACGATTTAACTGAAAAAATAATGTTGTTAAAAAACAGAGAAAATCTGAATCAAATGGGTAAAATTGGAAGAAGGTTCGTTGAAAAAAACTATGATAGAAAGGTTCTTGCAGCCAAGATTGAAACAATAATCTCGAATTTATTAATTTTGGAGTATTGA
- a CDS encoding alginate lyase family protein has translation MRCQRQYLCAFKKNCKPPSSLHIPKLIIPKIREYADRKYKLFNDSIDLTHINWKEHINDTLFQYHLHYNDFILGIDKGTGLDIILNWIHENPPSDSIEWDPYTISIRVVNWIKFIAKFDIKDQTIYNSLHLQGIWLYHQREFHLLANHFFKNIVALLYLGYVFSNKKWFQWALHDLNKQIDEQITKEGYHFEFSPTYHAIFTKDLLNVYNLLSNNDCNVNNETVRNLQNVTSSALYWNQYYYDKEGYLPINDVNYQDTPQPDEIIKLAQVLGINSKKNQHSSYYPTINNGSMKIMMCCAPFNPPYNPSHSHADINSVLLWYNGKRILVDTGNYTYSESDERAYSRSTKAHNTIEIDSSDQAEMWKAFRVGNRAFITEPEISSKLIRCTYKFRNISHSREIKIENDAIIIRDILLATGEHAFRMFFHFSPNCSIQLSENNVIIDNNMEFILSDENIVGEKTSLFPKMYIKEDKDTLIVSGRFVDTKFLETRIRAL, from the coding sequence TTGAGATGTCAAAGACAATACCTGTGTGCATTCAAAAAAAACTGCAAACCACCATCTTCATTACATATACCAAAACTTATAATTCCCAAAATTCGAGAATACGCAGATCGTAAATATAAATTATTTAATGATTCTATCGATCTAACTCATATAAATTGGAAAGAGCATATAAACGATACTTTATTCCAATATCATCTTCATTATAATGATTTCATTTTAGGTATCGACAAAGGAACAGGTTTAGATATTATTCTCAACTGGATTCATGAAAATCCGCCATCTGATTCTATTGAATGGGATCCTTATACAATTTCGATCAGAGTGGTAAATTGGATCAAATTCATTGCAAAATTTGATATTAAGGATCAAACGATATACAATTCCCTTCATCTGCAGGGAATCTGGTTGTATCATCAAAGAGAATTCCATCTTCTTGCAAATCATTTCTTTAAGAATATTGTTGCTTTATTGTATTTAGGATATGTTTTCAGCAATAAAAAGTGGTTTCAATGGGCGCTTCATGATCTAAATAAACAAATTGATGAGCAAATCACTAAAGAGGGATATCATTTTGAATTTTCTCCAACCTATCATGCGATTTTTACCAAGGATCTACTTAATGTGTATAACTTGCTGTCAAATAATGATTGTAACGTCAATAACGAAACAGTGAGAAATCTGCAAAATGTGACCAGTTCAGCGCTTTATTGGAATCAGTATTATTATGATAAAGAGGGCTATCTTCCTATAAATGATGTAAATTATCAGGATACTCCTCAACCTGATGAGATTATTAAGTTAGCTCAGGTGTTAGGAATTAATAGCAAGAAGAATCAACATTCAAGTTATTATCCCACGATCAATAATGGAAGTATGAAAATAATGATGTGTTGTGCTCCTTTCAATCCACCATACAATCCTTCCCACTCACACGCAGATATAAACTCTGTTCTTCTTTGGTATAATGGCAAGCGGATCTTGGTTGATACAGGCAATTATACCTATTCTGAAAGCGATGAAAGAGCATATTCTCGATCAACAAAAGCTCATAATACGATCGAGATTGATTCAAGTGATCAGGCAGAAATGTGGAAAGCATTCCGGGTAGGGAATCGTGCATTTATTACTGAGCCTGAAATTTCCAGCAAATTAATTCGTTGTACGTATAAATTTCGTAATATCAGCCATAGCAGAGAGATTAAAATCGAGAATGATGCAATCATCATTCGAGACATCCTGCTTGCAACAGGAGAACATGCATTTCGAATGTTTTTTCATTTTTCTCCCAACTGTTCGATTCAACTGTCTGAGAATAACGTAATTATTGATAATAATATGGAGTTTATCCTATCGGATGAAAATATAGTTGGTGAGAAAACTTCTCTCTTTCCGAAGATGTATATAAAAGAGGATAAAGATACATTAATTGTATCAGGTAGATTTGTGGACACAAAATTTTTGGAAACAAGAATTCGAGCTCTATGA